TATCATGGAACGACTTCTGGTGTCAGTGTCCGCGTGGCTACAGCGGCAAGACTTGTCAGGCAATGGAGTTCTGCCAGCTGCAGGATTGTCTGGCAGGCTCGCGCTGCCAGAACCTCGACGACGGTTACGAGTGCATCGCCAACGCGACTTTCGACGGTGTTTCTACCGCCTTCACGTACGTGTACGGTCACACCGAGGACGTCATGAGCATCAGCAATTCGACCCTCCACTTCATCGAGATCACGTACAGATCCAACACCGACGGTACGCTGCTTCACGTGGCATCGCACGTAGGCGATCAACATTTCACCGTGTCCGTCTTCAAAGACAATGTCACCGTGTCTTGGCAGCTCGATTTGGAAAACCAGGGCACTGTATCCTTCGACAAAGCTCAGCCCGACGGCATTTGGACTTTGCTGCTCATCAAGCTGAACAACTCTTTGGAGTGCGGCTACGTGAATCCGGTCGAAGAGCAGCCTCGCTCGAGCGCCAACTTCAACTACTAGCTGTGGCACGATCTCCTGGTAACAGGAATAGTCACTCTCGGTGGACTTTCCAGTGCTTTATTCGACAAGCACACTTACGTCACTGTCGGGTCGAAACACGATAAGAGAGACGGAATCGAGGGGAACAGTGTGGATTATGGTGAGCATAGACTGACAACCGCCATCCCATTGCATAGTGTGATGTCCGGTGAGTATCATATTTGAACACACGGTTTTTAGATATTCCATAATGCGATGCtactattttaatagaatattatgatGTTTGAATCAATACTTTGAACTGTGGTTGAAATATGAAGGAAAGTCAGAAAACATGTTAATTGTTTGGGAATTAAAAGTTGTTTTATTGTTTGGTTTTTAGTAGttttgaaatacataaaatcttCGCTTCTGAGGCTCTCAAGTCTAAAAAATTccttctttaaattttaacttttcttttacttttttatgttcAATCTTCTTCattgtaaaatctttttatttaagcgCTCTTTgcttaataaagaattattataacttttattttttttcttaagtgAACCATTCAAGGGCTGTCTCGGCGAGGTGCGCATCGGCAGCATACTGCTGCACTACTTCACGAATGAAGAAGTATCAAAATGCGAATTTTACGCCGCTGGAGTTGCTGAGCAACGTTGCAAAGCATCTGCGACAGCGGCTGGCAGGGATGCCTGTTAGTATTTTCTCATCTTGAAATCATTTCACGTTTtatgaaagattaatattttttgtgatgACAATGAGATTgtgatatttaacattattttacaaaaaaatattaacacacACTGATGTTACAGcaataagtttaaaatttattaatatttacgttAATTAGTATAATCGTTCCATTAtcttttcaagaatttttgaaCTCGACAACCATGATTTTGTTTCAAACTCGATTATTAAAATCGAgagagaaacatttttaaaaagtattacattataaGATCAGAATTGTTTTCTACAAAATCTTTTAATcgcaagaattaaaaattttaggaaaaaattaTGCTGTAAATAatcttactttttaaatatttgatttgtcataaattaattactgacGTGAACCAAATTTTATAGAGCTACagtaaagttttttaaatattcaatcgacttattatgttaaaaaatttattttagacattgCAATCATAATGTTGAATATATACCATAAACACGCAAGATTAAAACTACATTCTCTAACGATCACGAAGTGATTGCGACACTTTCTTATCAActcttattttttgttatagatGCGACAACGATATCAACGAGTGCGTGACGCTGAATCCCTGCAAACACGACGGCGTGTGCGTGAATGTGCCGGGCTCATTTCGCTGCGAGTGCCCGGACCAGTTTACTGGTGAtttgtgcgaaaaattccgACTGATCACATGTGAGAACAACCCATGCATGCGCGGCGCGACCTGCCTCGACTCGCCGAACCCGAAGACAGGCGATAACTTCACCTGCAACTGCCGACCCGGTTACGACGATCCAGTTTGTAACTCGCCTTATTGTACTCTACCTGGTCAGAGATGCCAGAACGGAAGATGCGAGTTTTTAGAAACGAATtatgaatatgtaataaaactataatttcgAAGACTCTAGGATTTAAAATTGCTGAAGTTTAAATCGCTGCTGCTTTTTGTTactattgcataattttatttttttctaaatttgagaaagtttagtttaatttgatgaaatattatacatgttGTTAAGTTTAAATCTCAAGCTTAGGGAATCGGTTGATTTTGAGATTATCATTTTAGATTCTGGAGtctaaatacttttttaaatttaattattaacaaaagttttatatattatggaATTATTATCACGTAGCAACCGAGATGCACTTGCGCTCCTGGTTACACCGGTCTGTACTGCGAGACGGACATTGATGAATGCGCGCCGGATCTCAAGGGCGAAGTACCTTGCAAGAACGGCGGCAAGTGTTTCAACGCGGTGAACAACTTCACATGCGACTGCCAGAACCGGATACACCGATGGCAATTGCACCGAGGACATAGACGAATGCGAAAATTCGGAGACAAATTGTGGACACGGCAGGTGTCAAAATCTGCCTGGTAGTTACGAGTGCGTTTGCGATTTTGGCTATTGCGGCTACAATTGCACCATGTTGGATCCTTGCCAGGAGGTAAGTCctctataaattaataaatagaaaggaATTTAGAAGGATTGTGATGTAAAACtgagtaaaatatttagagaatagaatatttgtaggaattaaaaaattaaaaattaaagaattacatTAAACGAGATTGATTAGAATTGAGCGAatgaaattggaaaaattctttgagtttagtaaaataatgataatgaaattaaGACGAACATAATATCGTGAGatattgtgtttatttttacgatgATCTTGTTTTGtctttattagaattattgtcAGAACGGTGGCACCTGCAGGTGTGCCAAAGGTGGCGGATACGAATGTGAATGCACTTCTGATTACACGGGACTAAATTGTACTGAGGTAAGGtgaaattctttaaattagaGATTCCATAAGAAATGACCAATTAGCTCATATACACAATATATCTCTGATAACTTAATAGGAATACTTAAAATGTTTTCAGTATACCATTGTTTTGAATTTATGTCAGaattaagcaaaatttataaccggtaaatttttgcagttgatgtttattgcatttattacaGTTAATTACGCTCTTGCGCTTTATGTTTCTATTACTCGACAGTTTTACTttctcataaataaatttaattaaaactaacaattgataaataattatttttatactaatgagtttaatcaatattttctagcGGGAGCACTTATTTAGTAGCCAAGCCATCGACATAGCAGTGATCGTAGGTCCAATTGTGGGCTGTTTTTTCCTCATCATCATTAGCTTTCTTATAGCGCTCTTCATGATGGCAAGAAAGAAACGCGCTACACGCGGCACGTATAGTCCGAGTGCTCAGGAATTCAGTAATCCGCGAGTGGAAATGGATAATGTGATGAAACCTCCTCCGGAGGAAAGATTGATCTAATCGATTGGTGATTGGTGAGGTGTaatctatattaaaaagaatgcGGATGAGCCTTGATATGTGTGGAAACTATTTTACAGAGGCATGCGCAGATTTTGCgtaaattgtacaattttgCTTAGTTGTCTGCagttaaatcaaatttatgcGAGTAAGCGAGACATTttgattaagaaataaaattagacaaaattacatttttctgaaattaaatttattatcgttgtataaattagaatcaatattgtattttttatcacattttttattcatcttaataatttatttatcaagaattGTGACATCGacattaattcttaattaatagttaattttttaattttgatctaATTTAGATGGATTTGGTTTGTCGTTGCAAAAATGAAATGTTTCCATATATCGAGAGAAATTTGCACAACTTGGAGTCCCGAAACTCGAATCGTCATTGCAAAGTATGTCGACTGAAAAACTGCAGTTTGTTTAATGAAGAGCCAAGTCGACGACAATGAAGCGATTATTCATTTTGCGTCTTCTAGTCCTCGCTGTTTTGCCGTTACGAAAGAATAGATGAATTAGAAGGAGTTTACTTTAAACGAATTAAATTTCCAACTCTTCTAAGAGAGATGTgatcgaaaatttttgtaaaatcctTTTAATTCGTCAATTGCCTGCAAGATTAttgtataagaaaaaattttaagattagcACTGAATTGaataatacaacttttttttggcaaCGGTACATTTCTCGATGGCATGACATTTGCCGATGAATGACAATTAAGATTTGATAACGGACGCTAGGCGTCATGTTTGAACGAAATAAAGTCAACATGTTGTTTCGAGAGTGAATGATGTACACAGTATCTTGGCAAAAGATACGTTACAGAAAGATATTTCCTGAGTAACTGACGTTGTGAAAAAGgggaaatttaatatcttgaaTTAAGAATTCGAGGGACCAATGATGATATCTTGAGAATTCGAGAATTTAGGAAGGAATCTTTAgggaagataaattttgaaagcTGAAAGATTGAAGactttaaatatcaaaattttgaaatcgaCAGATTCGGGGAGAAACAATTCGAGGATTCAatgatatttgaataaaagtttCATAGAGTAATAACGAAGAGGAGGACGATCTACATCTCTCTGGGACGGAtagcatatatatacataaataacaCGCGTATAAAGTAGATCATGTAGATTGTAACAAAGTGTACTTAAAGTTCTCAGAAGTGTCCTTAAGACGTCAAGCAATACTCGAAGGAGGCAATTCCGAACAAACAAACCCGTCCATTTTAGTGCCtaatctttctctctctctttttctcttatttctttctctcctctttcTTTCATACCATTGttctctttttcttgttttatttacttaaaaagatattatttataaggcGCGATGCATGTAATATCGAAGATAGACGGCATTCCAGAAAGGCGTGCGGAAAACAAATACAAGATCTCcgataatattgcataatgtTTTTACACTTTCAAATGATGGGCGAATTAAAGAACACTCATGAGAAATTTTCCTGCAGATTCAAACtcttaattcttaaaatttccAGAAGTTTACTATAAAACTGCAttattttaccttttattttttcattatattttaattgtaaattgttaattaatgaaatttttatccttaatatctatttttttactatttccaatgtttttattctcttgcgtgctattctctatttttctttgtctGTGGTCttggatatattttatattttgaatgtaactaaattttgcttttttccttttagttttaattaatcttacaataacttttctttatttcagtttcattaatctttttcttaattttattctccCCAATTTTTTGTTCCTTctaatacttttctttttttttacttctgttAAATGTTTTACCTTTTTCTGGGTTATTTTACATGTATTcctttttaatagaatatttttgattcGCCTATCTACGCgggtattatataatatacatgagtttttaaatattgtcataCCGCGACACATACTCCGATTTGTTGCTAAGAAACGATGATACCGTCGAGCTTTTCCGACGCGGGCAAGAGAAAAGGCAATGCCGAGTGCGCGCGGAAAAGTTCGCGTTATTGTCACGCatgttaattttgtacatagaCTAGCTCATAAGCTTaaagttataattactttatcgtatttagaattttatatgattgttAGGTATTTAACAATAACGAACGTATTAATCGGtacgtaattatatttactacCACGACCAAAGTAGCGGCGAGACGATTTTACAGTGTAAGAGTTTGTTCTGTAAAAATCAtctcgtaaatttttaagcttctgatttttcattcaaaacGTTTCTTCAAGACTGAATCTTtggcataaaataaaaaaatcgtaaagaCCAAATGCATTTGACAAGAGTGATTAGATTGTTCTTTgtctttcttaatttttttattttaaaagcatGTGAAAAAATACACAGATATTGccttaaagatatataattcaaacaaattaatattcaccattttttctcgtttcGGATCATTATCATGTAATtgtgtgaatataatttactcCGCAATGAATttgtttgtatttaattttgcagcaAAAGAGTCAAAACTAATTGtacgaaataaatttgatctTTACGAGACATAAGAGTGCGCAGTACAGCGTGTTGTATAAGTAGGCGTAGTAAATTCAAGTGgataattaaatgtacaaaatcaataaaacgcatacatagtttaaaaaacaactaagtatttttttttcttttcgtttttaattatttttttattatttcgataaaatacaGTGAGTTAAAATGATACATAAAGAATGGCATAAATAGTTAAACTTGAAAGAATTAGATACAGTGCAGTGTGAATCTACTTGACAAGGAACATCTCAATTCGGGATTATTACTACTTTATGTTTTACCAAAACtagaaatttctattttttacttttttatttttctctgtacATATatccaatattaataatgaaatgagaaaattatGTTTGCACGCGATACGTTAAGTATTAACGCATGTTTTAGCTGATCCGAagaatatttgtttcattatgtTACGAGTGtttaactatataaattaataaagctcAAAATTGAAGGTATCGAGATTGAAAACATCATGATTTCATATGAAATTCAAACTGAACGTCTTCACAATACGACGGCcacaatattacatataaattccCCTGCGCATCGAGTGCTAGATCCACAATAATGGATCTCGCATGGACATGCGCCAATCAGCCGTTTTACCATGCGAAAAGTGGATCTGGCCATGTAGTTCCGCCGGCTCAAAAAATGGATCCAGTTAGCGCTACTGTACGGCCTAGAGAAAGCGTCGTACGAAAAACGTGGCCTCTGACAGTTCCTCTCAGGCTTCTTTCTGCTACAGTTCTCTTCCTTCGACCTCTTCTATCAATCGTCATTCGACAAAACAGTATCGCGTTCAGTCACACGCAATAGGTCTCGTGCAATGGACGTAGT
Above is a genomic segment from Linepithema humile isolate Giens D197 chromosome 6, Lhum_UNIL_v1.0, whole genome shotgun sequence containing:
- the LOC105668185 gene encoding protein crumbs-like; the protein is MKKYQNANFTPLELLSNVAKHLRQRLAGMPEKIMLCDNDINECVTLNPCKHDGVCVNVPGSFRCECPDQFTGDLCEKFRLITCENNPCMRGATCLDSPNPKTGDNFTCNCRPGYDDPVCNSPYCTLPGQRCQNGRCEFLETNYEYQPRCTCAPGYTGLYCETDIDECAPDLKGEVPCKNGGKTGYTDGNCTEDIDECENSETNCGHGRCQNLPGSYECVCDFGYCGYNCTMLDPCQENYCQNGGTCRCAKGGGYECECTSDYTGLNCTEREHLFSSQAIDIAVIVGPIVGCFFLIIISFLIALFMMARKKRATRGTYSPSAQEFSNPRVEMDNVMKPPPEERLI